From Topomyia yanbarensis strain Yona2022 chromosome 1, ASM3024719v1, whole genome shotgun sequence, one genomic window encodes:
- the LOC131692521 gene encoding uncharacterized protein LOC131692521 encodes MVKKSPNKSSQWEESDLHTNTDPEPPTDTESADEQTDSDAQQPTMDQQSDGDESSDPEDNSSKNIQRKSKPPKVKLVTPLKKRKPGIIYISTIPKHMNVTILRELLEPYGDVGRIYLLPERKDGKVRKKTAKGKRAMVRYTEGWVEFKRKRVAKAVVQHLNTRPISTKKKSVFCDMLWSMKYLSRFKWIHLSERLAYERAVFKQKLRTEIAQARKEASFFQSHLDQSEGVRKKLKKEKKLANKVQ; translated from the exons ATGGTAAAAAAGAGTCCCAACAAATCCTCTCAATGGGAGGAATCCGATCTACACACAAACACTGATCCCGAGCCGCCAACGGACACGGAAAGTGCAGACGAGCAGACCGATTCCGACGCACAGCAACCCACCATGGACCAGCAGTCGGATGGAGACGAATCCTCCGACCCGGAAGATAATAGTTCGAAAAACATTCAACGTAAATCCAAGCCACCCAAAGTGAAACTTGTGACACCGCTCAAAAAACGAAAACCGGGAATCATTtacatttccaccattccaAAGCATATGAACGTGACGATTCTTCGGGAGCTGTTGGAACCGTACGGTGATGTAGGCCGGATCTATCTACTTCCGGAACGAAAAG ACGGCAAGGTAAGGAAGAAAACGGCCAAAGGAAAGCGAGCGATGGTTCGCTACACCGAGGGCTGGGTGGAATTCAAGCGCAAGCGGGTGGCCAAGGCAGTTGTCCAGCATCTCAACACCAGACCCATCAGCACCAAGAAGAAGTCCGTGTTTTGTGATATGCTGTGGAGTATGAAATATCTGTCTCGGTTCAAGTGGATTCACCTGAGCGAACGTTTAGCCTACGAGCGGGCAGTTTTCAAGCAGAAACTACGCACGGAAATAGCTCAAGCACGGAAGGAGGCTAGCTTCTTCCAGAGCCATCTGGATCAGAGTGAGGGAGTTCGGAAGAAgttaaaaaaagagaaaaagctTGCTAATAAAGTGCAGTGA
- the LOC131692508 gene encoding zinc finger protein 160-like, with protein sequence MNTTRVAICRTCLVEGAPLISLFSNYEPVAGDGNGEEEDESSRVQLSTIYSELTRLPLRVEPIPAEICFPCAERLKEIDRFRRKAVAAYEELETKANIAQIISQLDQSSLGSVRNNRLEEDFAEELIAEDELSSRPKVPLAAGEQRCDVCQKVFKNKMMLFRHQEIHASENKYKCRYCGRWYRARSSWYNHELKHRRAVGRKKKLEQEFLCEICAKRFKAKNALRYHLEIVHEGVKRFRCDICSKSFTRNGSLAEHKLIQHAGIKQFSCKICCKAFGKEDSLKTHETIHSGKRFGCELCTKTFLKKAFLNAHIAKVHPSDEAPKPVTCHVCQKTFTSTYHLKTHLLIHTDDRPEKCHLCGASFRQKQQLKVHMYQHTGKPFKCQFCAAAFGIRVRLKVHQEKNHPVELRNLTVQPSQQPPQIINEPDFGDGAINEEILNEICYQINANQIVLQNIEDDGVNLIYSSNEHIVFFDDGNNLLPDEIEGVDPIGQLYDFTKQGYSLPATEERSDLHENQ encoded by the coding sequence ATGAACACCACCCGAGTGGCTATTTGTCGTACCTGTCTGGTGGAAGGAGCTCCCTTGATCAGCTTGTTCAGCAACTACGAACCAGTGGCCGGTGACGGAAACGGCGAGGAAGAGGACGAATCATCACGCGTCCAGCTCAGTACAATCTACAGCGAACTAACTCGGTTGCCACTGCGGGTGGAACCGATTCCGGCGGAAATTTGTTTCCCGTGCGCGGAACGTCTCAAGGAGATTGATCGATTCCGTCGTAAGGCAGTGGCGGCTTACGAGGAACTAGAAACAAAAGCAAACATTGCCCAGATCATAAGCCAGCTGGACCAGAGCAGTTTGGGTAGTGTGCGAAACAATCGACTAGAGGAAGACTTTGCCGAAGAACTGATTGCGGAGGATGAACTAAGCAGCAGACCGAAGGTTCCGTTAGCCGCGGGAGAACAACGCTGCGACGTCTGTCAGAAggtattcaaaaataaaatgatgCTTTTTCGCCACCAGGAAATTCATGCTAGCGAAAATAAGTACAAGTGCCGTTACTGTGGCCGGTGGTATCGAGCCAGAAGCAGCTGGTATAATCACGAACTAAAGCATCGTCGCGCGGTAGGAAGGAAGAAAAAATTAGAACAGGAATTTTTGTGTGAGATTTGTGCCAAGCGCTTCAAGGCAAAGAATGCGCTGAGATACCATCtggaaatagttcacgaaggGGTAAAGCGCTTCCGGTGTGACATATGCAGCAAAAGTTTCACCAGAAATGGTTCGTTAGCTGAACACAAGCTTATTCAGCACGCCGGTATCAAACAGTTCTCGTGCAAAATTTGCTGTAAAGCGTTCGGAAAAGAAGATTCCCTCAAGACACATGAAACCATTCATTCAGGAAAGCGCTTCGGTTGTGAACTGTGCACCAAAACGTTCCTGAAAAAAGCGTTTCTGAATGCCCATATAGCAAAGGTACATCCCAGCGACGAGGCTCCAAAACCCGTCACTTGTCACGTCTGCCAAAAGACATTTACTTCAACGTACCACCTCAAAACTCATCTTTTGATCCACACCGACGATCGACCGGAGAAGTGTCATCTGTGCGGCGCCTCGTTTCGACAGAAGCAACAGTTGAAGGTCCACATGTACCAGCACACGGGAAAACCATTCAAGTGTCAATTTTGTGCGGCTGCTTTCGGAATTCGAGTCCGACTGAAAGTACATCAAGAGAAAAATCATCCGGTTGAATTGCGAAACTTGACCGTACAACCATCGCAGCAACCACCGCAAATAATCAACGAGCCGGACTTTGGAGACGGTGCCATAAACGAGGAAATTTTGAACGAAATTTGCTATCAAATTAACGCCAATCAGATCGTCCTGCAGAACATCGAGGACGATGGTGTGAATTTAATCTACAGCAGCAACGAGCATATCGTTTTCTTCGACGATGGAAATAATCTTCTACCGGACGAGATTGAAGGCGTTGACCCGATTGGACAGTTGTACGATTTTACGAAACAGGGCTACAGCCTGCCCGCAACCGAGGAAAGATCAGACTTGCATGAAAACCAATGA